A window of the Nitrosococcus wardiae genome harbors these coding sequences:
- a CDS encoding PhoPQ-activated pathogenicity-related family protein → MAIKSAFAGALEDYVSQPDPHYNWKLTAQKQDHWGTLARLELVSQHWRNQFWSHHLMVARPNEVRNPEIGFLLIAGEGNGERYLERLKMMAQRAGAVTAVITQVPNQPLYNGLKEDALIAFTLVQFLKTGDETWPLLFPMVKSVVRGMDTVQSFAQQAFQQQIEGFVVAGASKRGWTTWLTGALDSRIKGMAPMVIDMLNMEQQLRWSAKVYGRQSKEISDYTELNLHQNQDDPAMVKLRSWIDPYEYRLRYTMPKLLLLGTNDPYWVVDSLRHYWNDLPAPKLVFQTPNGGHHLGGGEEAMQTLAAFFQMIADGEELPKMEWKRQEGAGGEASVKVFGDQSARAIRLWTATSADRDFRDERWSSRNLKILSGSSYAATQVDIPKQGYRAYLFEVEMTTSAGHPYKLSTEARVLPDDIR, encoded by the coding sequence TTGGCAATAAAATCAGCTTTTGCAGGTGCGCTTGAAGATTATGTAAGCCAGCCCGACCCCCATTACAATTGGAAACTGACGGCACAGAAGCAAGACCATTGGGGAACACTGGCTCGCCTGGAATTGGTTTCTCAACATTGGCGTAATCAGTTCTGGAGCCATCATCTGATGGTAGCGCGACCTAATGAAGTCCGAAATCCTGAAATCGGTTTTCTCCTGATTGCTGGCGAGGGTAATGGGGAGAGATACCTGGAGCGATTGAAAATGATGGCTCAGCGGGCTGGCGCGGTGACCGCCGTCATTACCCAAGTTCCTAACCAACCGCTTTATAATGGACTCAAAGAAGACGCCTTAATTGCCTTTACTCTGGTCCAATTTTTAAAAACCGGCGATGAAACTTGGCCTTTACTGTTTCCCATGGTGAAGAGCGTTGTCCGGGGTATGGATACCGTGCAGTCCTTTGCCCAACAGGCATTTCAGCAGCAGATTGAAGGATTTGTGGTGGCGGGCGCCTCCAAGCGGGGATGGACGACTTGGTTGACGGGCGCGTTAGATTCTCGGATAAAAGGGATGGCCCCCATGGTCATCGATATGCTCAATATGGAGCAGCAATTGCGTTGGAGTGCAAAAGTCTACGGTAGGCAAAGCAAAGAAATCAGTGATTATACCGAGCTCAATCTCCACCAAAATCAAGATGACCCGGCCATGGTAAAACTGCGCAGTTGGATCGATCCTTATGAATACCGGTTGCGCTACACCATGCCTAAACTTTTGTTGCTTGGCACCAATGACCCCTATTGGGTGGTGGACTCGTTACGACATTATTGGAATGATTTGCCGGCACCCAAATTGGTTTTTCAAACCCCCAATGGGGGGCATCACTTAGGGGGGGGAGAAGAAGCCATGCAGACTCTAGCTGCTTTTTTCCAAATGATTGCTGATGGTGAGGAGTTGCCGAAAATGGAATGGAAACGACAAGAGGGGGCTGGCGGAGAGGCGAGTGTTAAAGTCTTTGGCGATCAATCCGCTCGGGCAATCCGTCTTTGGACAGCGACTTCAGCCGATCGGGATTTTCGTGATGAGCGTTGGTCAAGCAGAAATCTAAAAATCCTATCTGGCAGCAGCTATGCGGCGACTCAGGTAGATATTCCAAAGCAGGGGTATCGTGCCTACCTATTTGAAGTAGAGATGACCACTTCGGCAGGACATCCTTATAAACTTTCTACAGAAGCCCGTGTCTTACCTGATGATATTAGATAA
- a CDS encoding ChaN family lipoprotein, with protein MQNQATTPIFLLLLFIVLFPALVQSSPRESAPEGAVQGEVKEREVVPDTTKIEPSTKAVNLRQLLELEGLIPELSRYQVVFVGEQHPRYDHHLNQLAIIRGLHAIHPELVIGVEFFQQPFQPYLDQYIAGELSVGEFLDKTEYYDRWIYDFRLYAPILEFAQENDIPILALNVPTELIQKVGRDGLEGLSKEERGQLPADIDRSNAEYRQRLKKVFENHPQHFGTFETFYEAQLVWDESMAEGATHYLQDHPDTHMVVLAGNGHLAYGVGIPERFSRRLDKVSVAIVLNDWEGLIEPEIADYLLLSEKKELPNAGFLGVMLKQSDGKLKIQAFSETSAAKTAGIKEKDELLALNGHPVVDMSDVKEIMWDKKPGDEVIVKVRRSAFFDEDKELEIKVELR; from the coding sequence ATGCAAAATCAAGCAACTACTCCTATTTTCTTGCTGCTGTTATTTATTGTCTTATTCCCTGCGCTAGTGCAATCTTCGCCTAGGGAAAGCGCCCCAGAGGGAGCAGTGCAGGGGGAAGTCAAGGAGAGGGAAGTTGTTCCAGATACTACTAAAATTGAGCCCTCCACCAAGGCGGTAAATTTGAGGCAGTTGCTCGAGTTGGAGGGACTTATTCCCGAGCTGTCACGTTATCAGGTTGTCTTTGTGGGGGAGCAGCACCCCCGCTATGATCACCACTTGAATCAGCTTGCCATCATTCGTGGACTGCACGCCATACATCCGGAATTGGTGATTGGGGTTGAGTTTTTTCAGCAACCGTTTCAGCCTTATTTGGATCAATACATCGCGGGTGAATTAAGCGTCGGGGAGTTTTTAGATAAAACCGAATATTATGATCGTTGGATCTATGATTTCCGCCTGTATGCCCCGATCCTTGAGTTTGCCCAAGAGAACGACATTCCCATACTGGCCCTCAATGTCCCCACGGAGCTCATTCAAAAGGTGGGCCGAGATGGTCTAGAGGGACTTTCTAAAGAGGAACGGGGGCAGCTTCCTGCCGATATTGACCGTTCCAATGCAGAGTACCGTCAGCGCCTGAAAAAAGTGTTTGAAAATCATCCCCAGCATTTCGGGACTTTCGAGACTTTTTATGAGGCTCAACTGGTATGGGACGAATCCATGGCGGAGGGGGCTACCCACTATCTGCAGGACCATCCTGATACTCACATGGTGGTCCTTGCGGGCAATGGTCATTTAGCCTATGGCGTGGGTATCCCAGAGCGCTTCAGCCGGCGTCTTGACAAGGTGAGTGTGGCTATCGTGCTGAATGATTGGGAAGGTCTTATTGAGCCAGAAATTGCGGATTATTTATTGCTCTCCGAGAAAAAAGAACTGCCAAATGCCGGTTTTTTGGGAGTAATGCTCAAGCAATCCGACGGAAAACTTAAAATCCAGGCTTTTTCTGAGACTAGCGCGGCTAAGACGGCTGGAATTAAAGAGAAAGATGAACTCCTTGCTTTGAACGGTCATCCTGTTGTTGATATGTCTGATGTGAAAGAAATCATGTGGGATAAAAAGCCCGGTGATGAGGTGATCGTCAAGGTACGTCGAAGTGCTTTTTTTGATGAGGATAAGGAACTAGAAATTAAAGTCGAGCTACGGTAA
- a CDS encoding YcgN family cysteine cluster protein yields the protein MIEPEFWKHKTLQAMSPEEWEALCDGCGKCCLYKLEDAETGEIFYTDVACRLLDLHSCRCMDYQHRAQKVSDCLSLRAELTEALKWLPSTCAYRLIGEGKELFDWHPLISGDPETVHQAGVSARGRTVLESQVRDLEDHVVDWPAKG from the coding sequence ATGATTGAACCTGAATTCTGGAAACATAAGACTTTGCAAGCTATGTCCCCAGAGGAATGGGAGGCGCTGTGTGATGGTTGCGGTAAATGTTGTCTGTATAAGCTAGAAGATGCGGAGACTGGAGAGATCTTCTATACGGATGTGGCTTGTCGACTCTTGGACCTACATAGTTGCCGCTGCATGGATTATCAGCACCGTGCTCAGAAAGTGTCAGACTGTTTAAGCTTGAGGGCGGAGTTGACAGAAGCGCTGAAGTGGCTGCCCTCCACCTGCGCTTATCGTCTGATAGGGGAGGGCAAAGAACTGTTTGATTGGCATCCCTTGATTTCCGGTGATCCGGAAACCGTACACCAGGCTGGTGTTTCAGCACGGGGGCGGACAGTTCTAGAATCCCAAGTTCGGGACTTGGAGGATCATGTGGTGGATTGGCCTGCTAAGGGTTAG